One Jannaschia sp. GRR-S6-38 genomic window carries:
- a CDS encoding PhzF family phenazine biosynthesis protein: MEIQRLSAFADAGRGGNPAGVVIGDALPPPAEMQRIAAEIGYSETAFAAPDGAGGWTVRYYAPAAGVAFCGHATIALGVALGRRAGPGRFPLALRDAAISVEATRDGADWRAALTSPPTRSAPLDPGLRDRLLALFDLTAGDLDPRLPPRLAEAGERHAILALRDRARLAAMAYPFYAGQALMRDARLTTISLLQIETPRLIHSRNAFAIGGVVEDPANGAAAAALGGALVDLDWDGLREGGAFTVLQGADMGAPSRLEVTVTGTQGDPVTVAGAVRDIAEGDVE, translated from the coding sequence ATGGAAATCCAGCGCCTCTCCGCCTTCGCCGATGCCGGACGCGGCGGGAACCCGGCCGGCGTCGTCATCGGCGACGCCCTGCCCCCGCCGGCCGAGATGCAGCGCATCGCCGCCGAGATCGGCTATTCCGAAACCGCCTTCGCCGCGCCCGACGGCGCGGGCGGCTGGACCGTGCGCTACTACGCGCCCGCCGCTGGAGTGGCCTTCTGCGGCCACGCCACCATCGCGCTGGGCGTGGCGCTCGGCCGCCGCGCGGGGCCGGGCCGCTTTCCGCTCGCGCTGCGCGACGCCGCGATCTCGGTCGAGGCGACGCGCGACGGCGCGGATTGGCGCGCTGCGCTGACCTCGCCGCCGACGCGCTCCGCTCCGCTCGACCCCGGGCTGCGCGACCGGCTGCTGGCGCTGTTCGATCTGACGGCCGGGGATCTCGACCCCCGCCTGCCGCCGCGCCTGGCCGAGGCGGGCGAGCGCCACGCGATCCTCGCGCTGCGCGACCGCGCCCGGCTCGCGGCGATGGCCTACCCGTTCTACGCGGGCCAGGCGCTGATGCGGGACGCGCGGCTGACCACGATCTCGCTCCTGCAGATCGAGACCCCGCGGCTGATCCATTCCCGCAACGCCTTCGCCATCGGCGGCGTGGTCGAGGACCCGGCCAACGGCGCCGCCGCCGCGGCGCTGGGCGGCGCGCTGGTCGATCTCGACTGGGACGGGCTCCGCGAAGGCGGCGCGTTCACCGTGCTGCAGGGGGCCGATATGGGCGCCCCCTCGCGGCTGGAGGTGACGGTGACCGGCACCCAAGGCGACCCGGTCACCGTGGCCGGCGCGGTGCGCGATATCGCGGAAGGGGATGTCGAATGA
- a CDS encoding Acg family FMN-binding oxidoreductase, translating into MPDRAILEELIAQAVLAPSSHNTQPWLFEIAGTELRLRADGDRTLPVNDPEDRELVISCGCALFNLRAAAAAAGLGCQVRAFPDAADPELLAGIGFAGPPDPALAALAPAIAGRRTHRGPFAAGAVAEGDVAALVRAAEAEGARLAIIGDAAQRSSIAELVAEGDAAQWRDPAWRDELARWMHPKREGDGLSLPAPAVPVARAVVRRLDLGGRVGAKDRALALRAPVLAVLGTDADGPADRLAAGQALQRLLLVAAAAGLQASYLNQPVQLPALRPRLAALCGGEGAPQILLRIGRQKAILPPAPRRPLAAVMTG; encoded by the coding sequence ATGCCCGACCGCGCCATCCTGGAAGAGCTGATCGCGCAGGCGGTGCTGGCGCCGTCGAGCCACAACACCCAGCCCTGGCTGTTCGAGATCGCCGGCACGGAGCTGCGCCTGCGGGCGGACGGGGACCGCACCCTGCCGGTGAACGACCCCGAGGATCGGGAATTGGTCATCAGCTGCGGCTGCGCGCTGTTCAACCTGCGCGCCGCGGCGGCGGCGGCGGGCCTGGGCTGCCAGGTCCGGGCCTTTCCCGACGCCGCGGACCCGGAGCTTCTGGCCGGGATCGGCTTCGCGGGGCCGCCGGATCCCGCGCTGGCCGCGCTCGCCCCGGCGATCGCCGGGCGGCGCACCCATCGCGGGCCCTTCGCCGCCGGGGCGGTCGCCGAGGGCGACGTCGCCGCGCTGGTCCGCGCGGCGGAGGCCGAGGGCGCGCGGCTCGCGATCATCGGCGACGCGGCGCAGCGCAGCAGCATCGCGGAACTGGTGGCCGAGGGCGACGCCGCGCAATGGCGCGATCCGGCCTGGCGGGACGAGCTGGCCCGCTGGATGCATCCCAAGCGGGAGGGCGACGGGCTGAGCCTGCCCGCGCCGGCGGTGCCCGTGGCGCGGGCGGTGGTGCGGCGGCTGGACCTGGGCGGCCGGGTGGGCGCGAAGGATCGCGCGCTGGCCCTGCGGGCGCCGGTGCTGGCGGTGCTGGGCACGGACGCCGACGGGCCCGCCGACCGGCTGGCCGCGGGACAGGCCTTGCAGCGACTGTTGCTGGTGGCGGCGGCGGCGGGGCTGCAGGCATCCTACCTGAACCAGCCGGTGCAGCTGCCGGCGCTGCGGCCGCGGCTGGCGGCGCTGTGCGGCGGGGAGGGCGCGCCGCAGATCCTGCTGCGGATCGGCCGGCAGAAGGCGATCCTGCCGCCCGCGCCGCGCCGGCCGCTCGCCGCGGTGATGACGGGCTGA
- a CDS encoding MFS transporter produces MFIVIRNSWALLLGVALLMVGNGMQGTLLGVRGQIEGFSTGWMSVVMSAYFAGFLLGSQSVPHMIQRVGHVRVFAALGSFASAGLILYPALTDPIAWTGLRLLLGFCFCGIYIVAESWLNNTTTNETRGRALSLYLIAQMVGIVAAQGFFALGDASQYGLFVLVSVLVSLSFAPILLSATPVPPFETAKPMSFREIFRVSPLGCVGIFLLGGVFSGMFGMAGVFGALADLTAGQIALFVSAIYTGGMLVQYPMGWASDRYDRRRLVIAGAGIAALGCLLGFSGLGGYPALLVAAFLVGGMANPLYSILLAYTNDYLTPEDMAAASARLLFINGLGAIGGPILTGWLMGAVGPEGFFLFIGALMLALGGYGIWRMVQNPEGVVDESAGYVAVSPLGTTYVTIGSVVEEWEEEWDAAHVEDAEAGSGKAA; encoded by the coding sequence ATGTTCATCGTGATCCGGAATTCGTGGGCGCTGCTTCTGGGCGTGGCCCTGCTGATGGTCGGCAACGGCATGCAGGGCACGCTGCTGGGTGTGCGGGGCCAGATCGAAGGCTTCTCGACCGGCTGGATGTCGGTGGTGATGTCGGCCTATTTCGCGGGCTTCCTGCTGGGGTCGCAATCGGTGCCGCACATGATCCAGCGCGTGGGCCATGTGCGGGTCTTCGCGGCGCTGGGCAGCTTCGCCTCGGCCGGGCTGATCCTGTATCCCGCGCTGACCGATCCGATCGCCTGGACCGGGCTGCGGCTTCTGCTCGGGTTCTGTTTCTGCGGCATCTACATCGTCGCCGAGAGCTGGCTGAACAACACCACCACCAACGAGACGCGGGGCCGGGCGCTGTCGCTCTACCTGATCGCGCAGATGGTGGGGATCGTGGCGGCGCAGGGCTTCTTCGCGCTGGGCGACGCGTCGCAATACGGGCTGTTCGTGCTGGTCTCGGTGCTGGTGTCGCTGAGCTTCGCGCCGATCCTTCTGTCGGCCACGCCGGTGCCGCCCTTCGAGACCGCCAAGCCGATGTCTTTCCGCGAGATCTTCCGCGTCTCGCCTTTGGGCTGCGTGGGGATCTTCCTGCTGGGCGGCGTGTTCTCGGGGATGTTCGGGATGGCGGGCGTGTTCGGCGCGCTGGCCGACCTGACGGCGGGGCAGATCGCTCTCTTCGTGTCGGCGATCTACACCGGGGGCATGCTGGTGCAGTACCCGATGGGCTGGGCCTCGGATCGCTACGACCGGCGCAGGCTGGTGATCGCGGGCGCGGGGATTGCGGCGCTGGGCTGCCTGCTGGGCTTCAGCGGGCTGGGCGGGTACCCGGCGCTGCTGGTCGCGGCCTTCCTGGTGGGGGGGATGGCGAACCCGCTCTACTCGATCCTGCTGGCCTATACGAACGACTACCTGACGCCCGAGGACATGGCCGCCGCCTCGGCGCGGCTTCTGTTCATCAACGGACTGGGCGCGATCGGCGGGCCGATCCTGACCGGCTGGCTGATGGGCGCGGTCGGGCCGGAGGGGTTCTTCCTGTTCATCGGGGCGTTGATGCTGGCGCTCGGGGGCTACGGCATCTGGCGGATGGTGCAGAACCCGGAGGGCGTGGTCGACGAGAGCGCGGGCTATGTCGCGGTCTCGCCGCTGGGGACGACCTATGTCACGATCGGCTCGGTCGTCGAGGAGTGGGAGGAGGAATGGGACGCCGCCCATGTCGAGGACGCGGAGGCAGGCAGCGGCAAGGCCGCATGA
- a CDS encoding DUF924 family protein → MAHDPEDVLRFWLEEKSPADWYKGGAALDAEIRARFLSAWEAARDGALFDWIHTARGALAFLILTDQFSRNIHRDDARAFATDPLARAVAARSVAADLDQQIDPSPRQFFFLPFEHSEDMADQDRAVALIGERMEAPETLLHARVHREIIARFGRFPFRNEALGRASTPEERAFMDEGGYGALLRAFQDG, encoded by the coding sequence ATGGCGCATGATCCCGAGGACGTGCTGCGGTTCTGGCTGGAGGAGAAATCCCCGGCCGACTGGTACAAGGGCGGCGCGGCGCTCGACGCCGAAATCCGCGCGCGCTTCCTGTCCGCCTGGGAGGCGGCGCGGGACGGGGCGCTCTTCGACTGGATCCACACGGCGCGGGGTGCGCTGGCCTTCCTGATCCTGACCGACCAGTTCTCGCGCAACATCCACCGGGACGACGCCCGGGCCTTCGCCACCGACCCGCTGGCCCGTGCGGTGGCGGCGCGCAGCGTGGCGGCGGATCTGGACCAGCAGATCGATCCCTCGCCGCGGCAGTTCTTCTTCCTGCCCTTCGAGCATTCCGAGGACATGGCCGATCAGGACCGCGCGGTGGCGCTGATCGGGGAACGGATGGAGGCGCCCGAGACGCTGCTGCACGCGCGGGTCCACCGCGAGATCATTGCGCGGTTCGGCCGATTCCCGTTCCGCAACGAGGCGCTGGGCCGGGCCAGCACGCCCGAGGAGCGCGCCTTCATGGACGAGGGCGGCTACGGGGCGCTGCTGCGCGCGTTCCAGGACGGCTGA
- the lpdA gene encoding dihydrolipoyl dehydrogenase: MAKSFDMIVIGAGPGGYVAAIRAAQLGLTVACIEREHLGGICLNWGCIPTKAMLRSSEVFHLMHRAKEFGLKAEGIDYDLDAVVKRSRGVAKQLSSGIGHLFKKNKVTSIMGEAKLAGKGRVSVTTDKGTEELTAPNIVVATGARARNLPGLEADGKRVWNYKHALQPPHMPKKLLVIGSGAIGIEFASFYNTLGAETTVVEVMDRILPVEDEEISNFAKKQFEKQKMTILQKAIVKELDRKADKVIATIESKGKSETHEFDTVISAVGIVGNVEGLGLEEAGVKIERSHVVTDEYCRTGVEGLYAIGDIAGAPWLAHKASHEGVMVAELIAGRNDVHPVRPESIAGCTYCHPQVASVGLTEAQAKEAGHDIKVGHFPFIGNGKAIALGEPEGMVKTVFDKKTGELLGAHMIGAEVTELIQGYVVGRQLETTEEDLAHTVFPHPTLSEMMHESVLDADGRAIHF, translated from the coding sequence ATGGCCAAATCATTCGACATGATCGTGATCGGCGCCGGCCCCGGCGGCTATGTCGCCGCCATCCGCGCCGCGCAGCTGGGCCTGACGGTCGCCTGCATCGAGCGCGAGCATCTGGGCGGGATCTGCCTGAACTGGGGCTGCATCCCGACCAAGGCGATGCTGCGCTCGTCGGAGGTGTTCCACCTGATGCACCGCGCCAAGGAGTTCGGGCTGAAGGCCGAGGGGATCGATTACGACCTCGACGCGGTGGTCAAGCGCTCGCGCGGTGTGGCCAAGCAGTTGAGCTCGGGCATCGGGCACCTGTTCAAGAAGAACAAGGTCACCAGCATCATGGGCGAGGCGAAGCTGGCCGGGAAGGGCCGCGTCTCGGTCACGACCGACAAGGGCACCGAGGAGCTGACGGCGCCCAACATCGTCGTCGCCACCGGGGCGCGGGCGCGCAACCTTCCGGGGCTGGAGGCGGACGGCAAGCGGGTCTGGAACTACAAGCACGCGCTGCAGCCGCCGCATATGCCCAAGAAGCTGCTCGTCATCGGCTCGGGTGCGATCGGGATCGAATTCGCCAGCTTCTACAACACGCTGGGCGCCGAGACGACGGTGGTCGAGGTGATGGACCGCATCCTGCCGGTCGAGGACGAGGAGATCTCGAACTTCGCCAAGAAGCAGTTCGAGAAGCAGAAGATGACGATCCTGCAGAAGGCCATCGTCAAGGAGCTGGACCGCAAGGCCGACAAGGTGATCGCCACCATCGAATCGAAGGGCAAGTCGGAGACGCACGAGTTCGACACCGTGATCTCGGCCGTCGGTATCGTCGGCAATGTCGAGGGGCTGGGACTGGAAGAGGCCGGCGTGAAGATCGAGCGCAGCCATGTCGTCACCGACGAATACTGCCGCACCGGGGTCGAGGGTCTCTATGCGATCGGCGACATCGCCGGCGCGCCCTGGCTGGCGCATAAGGCCAGCCACGAGGGCGTGATGGTGGCCGAGCTGATCGCGGGCCGGAACGACGTGCACCCGGTGCGCCCCGAGAGCATCGCGGGCTGCACCTATTGCCATCCGCAGGTCGCGAGCGTCGGGCTGACCGAGGCGCAGGCCAAGGAGGCTGGGCACGACATCAAGGTCGGGCATTTCCCCTTCATCGGCAACGGCAAGGCCATCGCGCTGGGCGAGCCCGAGGGCATGGTGAAGACGGTCTTCGACAAGAAGACCGGCGAGTTGCTGGGTGCGCATATGATCGGCGCCGAGGTGACCGAGCTGATCCAGGGCTACGTGGTCGGCCGCCAGCTGGAGACCACCGAGGAGGACCTGGCGCATACCGTCTTCCCGCACCCGACCCTGTCGGAGATGATGCACGAGAGCGTGCTCGACGCGGACGGGCGCGCGATCCACTTCTGA
- a CDS encoding antibiotic biosynthesis monooxygenase family protein, which yields MITRIYRVRIKPDLREAFEPLFRTVARASVTQYPGCREVTVGGPSEADPDEYAMISVWDSAESLSEFAGADWTVAHIPDGMEKFVEACWVHHFHHM from the coding sequence GTGATCACCCGCATCTACCGCGTCCGCATCAAGCCAGACCTGCGCGAGGCCTTCGAGCCCCTGTTCCGGACCGTCGCCCGTGCCTCGGTGACGCAGTATCCGGGGTGCCGTGAGGTGACGGTGGGCGGGCCGTCGGAGGCGGATCCGGACGAATACGCCATGATCTCGGTCTGGGACAGCGCGGAAAGCCTGAGCGAATTCGCGGGTGCGGACTGGACCGTCGCGCATATTCCGGACGGCATGGAAAAGTTCGTCGAGGCCTGCTGGGTCCATCACTTCCACCACATGTGA
- a CDS encoding methyltransferase domain-containing protein, with translation MAREGDPFGDVENAGEAFVDAVIRALEARAAEPAMQRIVTAYLDALDWPGDGLHVEVGAGTGAIARAMAARAGSGRVVATDPSPALLAAGRELARDLPNLAFEVADGAGLPFKARSVDNLVMHTVLSHVPDPTILLREAARVLKSGGRLVVCDADFAKTSLSSGPGDPLQACAEFFAHYFVTDAHLVARLRDLLREADFKPGPLRIDPRVIAEGQGAMTWVGLGGRRMVEMGLIGQDLADALVAEHDRRIAEGRLYGFQPFATVISVR, from the coding sequence ATGGCGCGGGAAGGCGATCCGTTCGGCGATGTGGAGAATGCCGGCGAGGCGTTCGTGGACGCGGTGATCCGGGCGCTGGAGGCGCGGGCGGCGGAGCCCGCGATGCAGCGCATCGTCACGGCCTATCTGGACGCGCTGGACTGGCCTGGGGACGGGCTGCATGTCGAGGTGGGCGCGGGCACGGGCGCGATCGCGCGGGCGATGGCGGCGCGGGCCGGGTCGGGGCGGGTGGTCGCGACCGATCCGTCGCCGGCCCTGCTGGCTGCGGGACGCGAGCTGGCGCGGGACCTGCCGAACCTGGCCTTCGAGGTGGCCGACGGGGCGGGCCTGCCGTTCAAGGCGCGCAGCGTCGACAACCTGGTGATGCACACCGTCCTGAGCCACGTGCCCGACCCGACGATCCTGCTGCGCGAGGCGGCGCGGGTGCTGAAATCGGGCGGGCGGCTGGTGGTCTGCGACGCGGATTTCGCCAAGACCTCGCTGTCGAGCGGGCCGGGCGATCCGCTGCAGGCCTGCGCGGAGTTCTTCGCACATTACTTCGTGACCGACGCGCATCTGGTGGCGCGGCTGCGCGACCTTCTGCGCGAGGCGGATTTCAAGCCCGGGCCCCTGCGGATCGACCCGCGGGTGATCGCCGAGGGGCAGGGCGCGATGACATGGGTGGGCCTGGGCGGGCGGCGCATGGTCGAGATGGGGCTGATCGGCCAGGACCTCGCCGACGCGCTCGTGGCCGAGCACGACCGGCGGATCGCCGAGGGCCGGCTTTACGGCTTCCAGCCCTTCGCGACGGTGATCTCGGTGCGCTAG
- a CDS encoding MFS transporter, with product MDRTRWGLVALIFLAGLLAAAQFGKIALTLPETAAAFGRPLPQIAPLVSLVGLMGLALGAMAGGVTAGLGPGRTFLGGLLLGGAMSLIQAFMPGYWWFVASRAVEGFAHLALVVAGPALMAAAADDRDRPVVMGLWALFFGASLAISAVIFPAILAVGGLPLLFALHGAALLALAVPLWPMVPRIPRTRVSLNPVATHRAIYARMRTVAPGLGFVCYTFLFVALIAILPPGLDRPGLAASLPIFTLVTTLLGGALCRRFVPWKVAASGFVGTALGLMAEMAGVPGALPFAFAAMGLIPGASFAAIPALNADPGDRARATGAIAQLGNLGTVSGTPVLAAIWAAFGIEAVIWTGVAAALLGLGLGSWAGRRAAGTVDGDVVDVR from the coding sequence ATGGACCGCACGCGCTGGGGCCTCGTCGCCCTGATCTTCCTCGCCGGGCTGCTGGCCGCGGCGCAGTTCGGCAAGATCGCCCTGACCCTACCGGAGACGGCGGCGGCCTTCGGGCGGCCGCTGCCGCAGATCGCGCCGCTGGTGTCGCTGGTCGGGCTGATGGGGCTGGCGCTGGGCGCGATGGCGGGCGGGGTGACGGCCGGGCTGGGACCGGGCCGCACCTTCCTGGGCGGGCTGCTGCTGGGCGGAGCGATGTCGCTGATCCAGGCCTTCATGCCGGGCTATTGGTGGTTCGTGGCCAGCCGCGCGGTCGAGGGCTTCGCGCATCTTGCGCTGGTGGTGGCCGGGCCCGCGCTGATGGCGGCGGCGGCCGATGACCGGGACCGGCCGGTGGTGATGGGCCTCTGGGCGCTGTTCTTCGGGGCGTCGCTGGCGATTTCGGCGGTGATCTTCCCGGCGATCCTGGCGGTCGGCGGGCTGCCGCTTCTCTTCGCGCTGCACGGTGCGGCGCTGCTGGCGCTGGCGGTACCGCTCTGGCCGATGGTGCCGCGGATCCCGCGGACGCGCGTCTCGCTAAACCCGGTGGCCACGCATCGCGCGATCTACGCGCGGATGCGGACGGTGGCGCCGGGGCTTGGCTTCGTGTGCTACACGTTCCTCTTTGTGGCGCTGATCGCGATCCTGCCGCCCGGGCTGGACCGGCCGGGGCTGGCGGCGAGCCTGCCGATCTTCACGCTGGTCACGACGCTGCTGGGCGGCGCGCTCTGCCGCCGCTTCGTGCCGTGGAAGGTGGCTGCGTCGGGATTCGTGGGAACCGCGCTGGGGCTCATGGCCGAGATGGCGGGCGTGCCCGGCGCGCTGCCCTTCGCCTTCGCCGCGATGGGGCTGATCCCGGGGGCGAGCTTCGCCGCGATCCCCGCGCTGAACGCCGATCCGGGCGACCGCGCCCGCGCCACCGGCGCCATTGCGCAGCTGGGCAACTTGGGCACGGTCAGCGGCACGCCCGTGCTGGCCGCGATCTGGGCCGCCTTCGGGATCGAGGCGGTGATCTGGACGGGCGTCGCCGCCGCGCTGCTGGGCCTGGGGCTGGGCAGCTGGGCGGGGCGGCGGGCGGCTGGCACCGTCGATGGCGATGTGGTAGACGTTCGCTGA
- the uvrA gene encoding excinuclease ABC subunit UvrA — MAEQKFIEVRGAREHNLKGIDVDIPRDQLVVITGLSGSGKSSLAFDTIYAEGQRRYVESLSAYARQFLDMMQKPDVDHISGLSPAISIEQKTTSKNPRSTVGTVTEIYDYMRLLYARAGTPYSPATGEPITAQQVQDMVDRVMAMAEGTRGYLLAPIVRDRKGEYRKEMLELRKQGFQRVKVDGEFHDLDTPPELDKKFRHDIDVVVDRIVVREGLETRLADSFRTALDLADGIAILETAPKEGEPERFTFSEKFACPVSGFTIPEIEPRLFSFNAPFGACPVCDGLGAELFFDERLVVPDVTLSLQKGAIAPWAKTKSPYFTQTIAAIAKHYGFDQKAAWKDLPEEVQQVFLRGSGEEKIKFRYDEGGRVYEVSRVFEGVIPNMQRRYRETDSAWVREEFERYQNNRPCGACGGFRLRPEALAVKIGPADGPTDARLHVGQVVQMSIAEALRWCEAVPGQLSKQNNEIARAILKEIRERLGFLNNVGLQYLTLSRNAGTLSGGESQRIRLASQIGSGLTGVLYVLDEPSIGLHQRDNDRLLTTLKNLRDQGNTVIVVEHDEEAIREADYVYDIGPGAGVHGGTVVAHGTPGQLEANPASVTGDYLAGRREIAVPAQRRKGNRKKVTVVGATGNNLKGVTADYPLGKFVAVTGVSGGGKSTLTIETLFKTASMKLNGARQTPAPCETVKGLEHLDKVIDIDQRPIGRTPRSNPATYVGAFTPIRDWFAGLPESKARGYKPGRFSFNVKGGRCEACQGDGVIKIEMHFLPDVYVECETCKGKRYNRETLEIRFKGKSIADVLDMTVEDAQAFFKAVPTIREKMDALMRVGLGYIKVGQQATTLSGGEAQRVKLSKELSKRSTGRTLYILDEPTTGLHFEDVRKLLEVLHEIVDQGNSVVVIEHNLDVVKTADHVIDIGPEGGDGGGEIVATGTPEEIAEVEASHTGRYLKPLLAGRRIAAE, encoded by the coding sequence ATGGCCGAGCAGAAGTTCATCGAGGTGCGCGGCGCGCGCGAGCACAATCTCAAGGGGATCGACGTCGATATCCCGCGCGACCAGCTTGTCGTGATCACCGGGCTGTCGGGATCGGGCAAGTCGAGCTTGGCCTTCGACACGATCTATGCCGAGGGCCAGCGCCGCTATGTCGAGAGCCTGTCGGCCTATGCACGCCAGTTCCTCGACATGATGCAAAAGCCCGACGTGGATCACATCTCGGGGCTGAGCCCCGCGATCTCGATCGAGCAGAAGACGACCTCGAAGAACCCGCGCTCGACCGTCGGCACGGTGACCGAGATCTACGACTACATGCGCCTGCTCTATGCCCGTGCGGGCACGCCCTATTCGCCCGCCACCGGCGAGCCGATCACCGCCCAGCAGGTGCAGGACATGGTCGACCGTGTGATGGCGATGGCGGAGGGGACGCGCGGCTATCTGCTGGCGCCCATCGTGCGCGACCGCAAGGGCGAGTACCGCAAGGAGATGCTGGAGCTGCGCAAGCAGGGTTTCCAGCGGGTGAAGGTGGACGGCGAATTCCACGACCTCGACACGCCGCCCGAGCTCGACAAGAAATTCCGCCACGACATCGACGTGGTGGTGGACCGCATCGTGGTGCGCGAGGGGCTGGAGACGCGGCTGGCCGACAGCTTCCGAACCGCGCTGGACCTGGCCGACGGCATCGCCATCCTCGAGACCGCGCCGAAGGAGGGGGAGCCCGAGCGGTTTACCTTCTCCGAGAAATTCGCCTGCCCGGTCTCGGGCTTCACCATCCCCGAGATCGAGCCGCGGCTGTTTTCCTTCAACGCGCCCTTCGGGGCCTGCCCGGTCTGCGACGGGCTGGGGGCGGAGCTGTTCTTCGACGAGCGGCTGGTCGTGCCGGATGTCACGCTGAGCCTGCAGAAGGGCGCGATCGCGCCCTGGGCCAAGACCAAGTCGCCCTATTTCACCCAGACCATCGCGGCGATCGCCAAGCATTACGGCTTCGACCAGAAGGCGGCCTGGAAGGACCTGCCCGAGGAGGTCCAGCAGGTGTTCCTGCGCGGCTCGGGCGAGGAGAAGATCAAGTTCCGCTACGACGAGGGGGGCCGCGTCTACGAGGTGAGCCGCGTCTTCGAGGGCGTGATCCCGAACATGCAGCGCCGCTACCGCGAGACCGACAGCGCCTGGGTCCGCGAGGAGTTCGAGCGCTACCAGAACAATCGCCCCTGCGGCGCCTGCGGCGGGTTCCGGCTGCGCCCCGAGGCGCTGGCGGTGAAGATCGGCCCCGCGGACGGGCCAACGGATGCGCGGTTGCACGTGGGCCAGGTCGTGCAGATGTCCATCGCGGAAGCCCTGCGCTGGTGCGAGGCGGTGCCGGGCCAGCTGTCGAAGCAGAACAACGAGATCGCGCGCGCCATCCTCAAGGAGATCCGCGAGCGGCTGGGATTCCTGAACAATGTCGGGCTGCAATACCTGACGCTGAGCCGGAACGCCGGGACCCTGTCGGGCGGCGAGAGCCAGCGGATCCGGCTGGCGAGCCAGATCGGCTCGGGCCTAACCGGGGTGCTCTACGTGCTCGACGAGCCCAGCATCGGGCTGCACCAGCGCGACAACGACCGGCTGCTGACCACGCTCAAGAACCTGCGCGACCAGGGCAATACGGTGATCGTGGTCGAGCATGACGAGGAGGCCATCCGCGAGGCCGATTACGTCTACGATATCGGCCCCGGGGCCGGGGTGCATGGCGGCACGGTCGTGGCCCATGGCACGCCGGGTCAGCTGGAGGCGAACCCCGCGAGCGTGACCGGCGACTACTTGGCCGGGCGGCGCGAGATCGCGGTGCCGGCGCAGCGGCGCAAGGGCAACCGCAAGAAGGTCACCGTGGTCGGCGCGACCGGCAACAACCTCAAGGGCGTGACGGCCGACTACCCGCTGGGCAAGTTCGTGGCCGTGACGGGCGTGTCGGGCGGCGGCAAGTCCACGCTGACCATCGAGACGCTGTTCAAGACGGCCTCGATGAAGCTGAACGGCGCGCGCCAGACGCCCGCGCCCTGCGAGACGGTCAAGGGGCTGGAGCATCTCGACAAGGTGATCGATATCGACCAGCGGCCCATCGGGCGCACGCCGCGGTCGAACCCCGCGACCTATGTCGGGGCCTTCACCCCGATCCGCGACTGGTTCGCCGGTCTGCCCGAGTCGAAGGCCCGCGGCTACAAGCCCGGGCGCTTCAGCTTCAACGTCAAGGGCGGCCGCTGCGAGGCCTGCCAGGGCGACGGGGTGATCAAGATCGAGATGCACTTCCTGCCCGACGTCTATGTCGAGTGCGAGACCTGCAAGGGTAAGCGCTACAACCGCGAGACGCTGGAGATCCGCTTCAAGGGCAAGTCCATCGCCGACGTGCTGGACATGACGGTCGAGGATGCGCAGGCCTTCTTCAAGGCGGTGCCCACGATCCGCGAGAAGATGGACGCGCTGATGCGCGTGGGGCTGGGCTATATCAAGGTGGGCCAGCAGGCGACGACGCTGTCGGGCGGTGAGGCGCAGCGCGTGAAGCTGTCGAAGGAGCTGTCGAAGCGCTCCACGGGGCGCACGCTCTACATCCTCGATGAGCCGACGACGGGGCTGCATTTCGAGGATGTGCGAAAGCTTCTGGAGGTGCTGCACGAGATTGTCGACCAGGGCAATTCGGTCGTGGTGATCGAGCACAATCTCGACGTGGTGAAGACGGCGGACCACGTGATCGATATCGGCCCCGAGGGCGGCGATGGCGGCGGCGAGATCGTGGCCACCGGCACGCCCGAGGAGATCGCCGAGGTCGAGGCGAGCCACACGGGGCGCTATCTCAAGCCGCTGCTGGCCGGCCGCCGGATCGCGGCGGAATAG
- a CDS encoding YgaP family membrane protein, translated as MLTKNMGQTDRTLRTVIGVVLLILAIVSLSGAWAWLSGLVGVVLLATAATGYCPPYALLGISTRKSHS; from the coding sequence ATGCTTACCAAGAACATGGGCCAGACCGACCGGACGCTGCGCACGGTGATCGGCGTGGTCCTTCTGATCCTCGCCATCGTCTCGCTCTCGGGCGCCTGGGCCTGGCTGTCCGGGCTGGTCGGCGTGGTCCTGCTGGCGACGGCGGCGACCGGCTACTGCCCGCCCTACGCGCTCCTCGGCATCAGCACCCGCAAATCGCATAGCTGA